The Euphorbia lathyris chromosome 3, ddEupLath1.1, whole genome shotgun sequence genome contains a region encoding:
- the LOC136224033 gene encoding probable ubiquitin-conjugating enzyme E2 23 yields the protein MGGEQNETNPKVNELTARIDDLNAFDQSNDVTSRSAYDLNVDVESNDINIADEVLKNSHNVPYVYRQDIVRHRNNGVIGIVNEVAGDSDSDSSITDDEDDEDEGDEDDEDEGGDGEGNADDSRSGDRNNGSGNNKNEILQADQVRVLWMDDTEPVQHANDITVVDRGFLHGDYVASASDPTGQVGVVLDVNISVDLLAPDGSIKKDISSRDLKRVREFAIGDYVVNGPWLGRVDDVLDNVTVLIDDGSVCKVVGAEPLRLKPISKSIFDEDDNTPYYPGQRVRASSSSVFKNSRWLSGLWKANRLEGTVIKVRAGSVFIYWLASAGYGPDSSTSPAEEQSPNNLKLLSCFSHANWQVGDWCLLPPSLTQSSYITLYKGLSKLELRDSIKSELDSRQLGNGCDSEEFIPEEPDENNESMDVDLGMVPDGNSGNIGNNASPESSSCGSSISASKDPVHEMWPLHRKKIRKVVIRRDKKTRKREENFERAHLIVNTRTRVDVQWQDGTVERGLESTMLIPIDSPGDHEFVAEQYVVEKASDDVDNAFETRRVGVVKSVNAKERTACVRWLKPVSRAEDPRQFDREEIVSVYELEEHPDYDYAYGDVVVRLSPVTISAQSTTDGESVERNGETARNDSIKARKRPGHKKEEDVSGDEASTNFSDLSWVGNITDLRNGDIEVTWADGMISTVGPQAIFVVGRDDDEMDSGGAGSEVSDDAASWETVNDDEMDSLENVQEEVGLRNATSVNLEANENMDNNNSGRSPALSLPLAALDFVTRLATGIFSRGRKNLDSDSSDDRSENECKTKGMINISEERDSSDESSSQKSHVFVNGGLQIAEEKGDEHAVMDMEVPISSNAAETLCNLRTEKSDSPPCSEDDTSSFKRFDIAKDPLDHHFLGSNGQINNGRKWLKKVQQDWSILQNNLPEGIYVRIYEDRMDLLRAVIVGAYGTPYQDGLFFFDFHLPPEYPDVPPSAYYHSGGWRINPNLYEEGKVCLSLLNTWTGKGNEVWDPMSSSILQILVSLQGLVLNSKPYFNEAGYNKQIGTAEGEKNSLSYNENTFLLNCKTMMYLMRKPPKDFHELVKEHFRKRGHYILKACDAYKKGSLIGSLAKDASVINNDDSNLTSVGFKLMLYKIVPKLYSALNEVGADCHGFEHLLQA from the exons ATGGGAGGTGAACAAAACGAGACTAATCCCAAAGTTAACGAGCTTACGGCTAGAATTGATGATCTAAATGCTTTCGACCAAAGTAATGATGTGACAAGTAGGTCAGCTTATGACTTGAATGTAGATGTTGAAAGCAATGACATAAACATAGCAGATGAAGTTCTTAAGAACTCGCATAATGTACCTTATGTTTATAGACAAGATATTGTGAGACATAGAAATAATGGGGTCATTGGAATAGTAAATGAAGTTGCTGGTGACTCAGATTCAGATAGCAGCATTactgatgatgaagatgatgaagatgagggagatgaggatgatgaagatgaaggaGGTGATGGTGAAGGAAATGCTGATGATAGCAGGAGTGGTGATAGGAACAATGGAAGTGGTAACAATAAGAACGAGATCCTTCAGGCTGACCAGGTCCGAGTACTTTGGATGGATGACACAGAACCAGTCCAACATGCTAATGATATTACAGTTGTTGATAGAGGATTCTTACATGGGGATTATGTTGCTTCTGCTTCAGATCCGACCGGGCAAGTGGGTGTAGTGCTAGATGTCAACATTTCAGTTGATTTGTTAGCTCCTGATGGATCTATCAAAAAGGATATATCATCCAGAGATTTGAAGCGTGTGAGGGAGTTCGCTATTGGTGATTACGTGGTCAATGGTCCCTGGTTGGGTAGAGTTGATGATGTTTTGGATAATGTGACTGTATTGATTGATGATGGTTCTGTGTGCAAAGTGGTAGGGGCTGAACCACTACGTCTCAAACCAATATCTAAGAGtatctttgatgaagacgatAATACTCCTTATTATCCAGGGCAGCGTGTTAGGGCAAGCTCATCATCGGTCTTTAAGAATTCTCGGTGGCTATCAGGTTTGTGGAAAGCAAATAGGTTAGAAGGAACTGTTATTAAAGTTAGAGCTGGATCAGTATTCATCTATTGGTTAGCATCTGCTGGTTATGGGCCTGATTCTTCAACTTCCCCTGCTGAGGAGCAGAGTCCTAACAACTTGAAACTATTGTCTTGTTTTTCACATGCAAACTGGCAAGTGGGTGATTGGTGTCTTCTGCCACCTTCTTTAACACAGTCATCATATATCACTTTGTACAAAGGTTTGTCAAAGTTAGAACTTCGTGATTCAATCAAAAGTGAATTAGATTCTAGACAATTAGGAAATGGCTGTGATTCAGAAGAGTTTATACCAGAGGAACCAGATGAGAATAATGAATCTATGGATGTCGATCTTGGCATGGTTCCAGATGGAAATAGTGGAAACATTGGGAATAATGCTTCACCAGAATCTAGCTCTTGCGGTAGTTCAATATCAGCTTCAAAGGATCCTGTCCATGAGATGTGGCCACTCCATCGCAAAAAGATACGTAAAGTTGTAATCAGGAGAGACAAGAAGACTAGAAAGAGAGAGGAAAACTTTGAAAGAGCTCATCTGATTGTCAATACTAGGACAAGGGTTGATGTGCAATGGCAAGATGGAACTGTAGAACGTGGACTGGAATCAACAATGTTGATTCCAATAGATAGTCCTGGTGATCATGAATTTGTTGCTGAACAGTATGTGGTGGAGAAGGCATCTGATGATGTTGATAATGCTTTTGAAACTAGACGTGTTGGGGTTGTGAAAAGTGTAAATGCAAAAGAGCGGACAGCTTGTGTGCGGTGGTTAAAGCCAGTTTCCAGGGCAGAAGATCCTCGTCAATTTGACAGAGAAGAAATTGTGAGTGTGTATGAGCTGGAGGAACATCCTGATTATGATTACGCCTATGGAGATGTAGTTGTCCGATTATCCCCAGTTACTATTTCGGCACAGTCAACCACTGATGGCGAGTCTGTGGAACGGAACGGGGAAACTGCACGGAACGACTCTATAAAGGCAAGAAAACGCCCAGGACACAAGAAAGAAGAGGATGTATCTGGTGATGAAGCTTCTACAAACTTCTCAGATCTCTCTTGGGTCGGAAATATAACAGATCTAAGAAATGGTGATATCGAAGTCACATGGGCTGATGGGATGATTTCAACG GTTGGACCTCAAGCAATCTTCGTTGTTGGGCGAGATGATGATGAAATGGACTCTGGTGGTGCTGGGAGTGAAGTAAGTGATGATGCTGCTAGTTGGGAAACAGTGAATGATGATGAGATGGATTCACTGGAGAATGTTCAAGAG GAAGTTGGGCTGAGAAATGCAACCAGTGTGAATTTAGAGGCAAACGAGAATATGGACAACAATAATTCTGGAAGGAGTCCAGCACTTTCTCTTCCTCTGGCTGCACTTGACTTTGTTACAAGACTGGCCACTGGGATATTCTCACGGGGACGAAAAAATTTAGATTCTGATTCTTCTGACGACAGAAGTGAAAATGAATGCAAGACTAAGGGAATGATAAACATTTCTGAGGAAAGGGATTCTAGTGATGAATCTAGCTCTCAGAAGTCTCATGTCTTTGTAAATGGTGGTTTGCAAATTGCTGAAGAGAAAGGAGATGAACATGCTGTCATGGACATGGAGGTGCCTATATCATCAAATGCAGCAGAAACTTTGTGCAATTTGAGGACAGAGAAATCAGATTCTCCACCTTGTTCTGAGGATGATACTAGCAGTTTCAAACGTTTTGATATTGCTAAAGATCCTTTGGACCATCACTTTCTCGGTTCCAATGGACAG ATTAACAATGGAAGGAAGTGGCTCAAAAAGGTTCAGCAAGACTGGAGCATTCTTCAAAATAACTTGCCTG AGGGAATCTATGTGCGAATTTATGAAGATAGAATGGATCTATTAAGGGCAGTTATTGTTGGGGCTTATGGAACACCCTATCAAGATGGACTGTTTTTTTTCGATTTTCACCTTCCGCCTGAATATCCTGATGTTCCACCG TCAGCATACTACCATTCTGGTGGTTGGCGAATAAATCCAAATTTGTACGAGGAGGGCAAGGTGTGCCTTAGCCTTTTAAATACCTGGACTGGCAAAGGCAATGAAGTTTGGGATCCAATGTCTTCTAGCATTCTTCAAATTCTAGTTTCACTTCAGGGATTAGTTCTGAATTCAAAGCCATATTTTAATGAAGCTGGTTATAATAAGCAGATTGGAACAGCTGAAGGGGAGAAGAATTCACTATCATATAATGAAAATACTTTTTTACTAAATTGCAAGACAATGATGTATCTTATGAGAAAGCCCCCCAAG GATTTTCATGAACTTGTGAAAGAGCATTTCAGAAAGCGAGGGCATTACATTCTTAAGGCCTGTGATGCATACAAGAAGGGAAGTTTGATTGGTTCTCTTGCAAAAGATGCTTCTGTAATCAATAATGATGATTCCAATTTAACTTCAGTTGGGTTCAAGCTGATGTTATATAAGATCGTGCCAAAGCTATACTCAGCATTGAATGAAGTTGGAGCCGATTGTCATGGTTTTGAGCATCTTCTACAGGCATAA